In Verrucomicrobiia bacterium, the sequence TTATGCGGCTTGGGTGCATCTTCTCATTCTCTGCCCTTATGGAACACCTTGGTCAACGCGAGTTAAAGCAATGTTTTATGCGCTGGGATTTTAAAATTTCACTTTTATAATTAGGCACTTCGACAAATGGATTCCGAAACTTTATTTTTAGCGTTTGAAAAAAAAATGCAGGTGGCAGGCGTTCGCGCTTCAGCCATCGCTACATTTCGTCGTAATTTTTTTCTTCTTTTAGAAGGCCAAACCGGTTTTATTCCTGAAAATTCCTTGCAAGCAATCGGTTCGCTCCCCCGCTGGGAAAAATTGGATGAATCGCAATCAGCTAAAGAACTTTTGCCTCAAACGGTTATTCTCAAATTAAACGGCGGTTTGGGAACGAGCATGGGATTAGCCCAGGCAAAATCGCTTCTTCCTATTAAAGAAAAAGAAACTTTTTTGGATTTTATCGTTCAACAATTTCTTGCTTTAAAAAAAGTTTATGGCGTTTCTGCTGGCTTACAATTTTTGAACAGTTTTAGCACGAGTGCTGACACTTTAGCTTTTCTTAAAAAATATCCTGAATTAGGCGATTTCACAAAGCTGGAACTCATGCAAAATAAAGTGCCTAAAATTGATGCAACCACTTTTCACCCTGCTCAATCTTTATCTCATCCTGATTTGGAATGGTGTCCGCCGGGACATGGCGATTTGTATGCTGTGTTGTGGGATTCGGGACGATTAAATGAATGGATTGAAAAAGGATTTCGTTATCTTTTTATTTCCAATGCGGACAATATTGGCGCTACACTTGATTTAAAATTGCTAAAGTATTTCGCTCAAAGCCAGCTTCCCTTTTTGATGGAGGTGACACCACGAACTGAAATTGATCGAAAAGGCGGTCATTTATGTCGCGATCAAAAAACGGGTGGGTTACGTTTGCGAGAATTAGCTCAATGCCCTCAAACCGATCTCGCTTTTTTTCAAGATATTGAACGTCATGCTTTTTTTAATACTAACAATTTGTGGGTGAATCTTTTGGCTCTGCGCGATCAACTCGAACAACAAGGCGGCTTCTTACCACTGCCTTTTATCCAAAACCGTAAAACACTCGATCCTAAAGATAAAGCATCACCCATTGTCATACAGCTAGAAACTGCGGTTGGTGCAGCCATGGAATGTTTTC encodes:
- a CDS encoding UTP--glucose-1-phosphate uridylyltransferase, with product MDSETLFLAFEKKMQVAGVRASAIATFRRNFFLLLEGQTGFIPENSLQAIGSLPRWEKLDESQSAKELLPQTVILKLNGGLGTSMGLAQAKSLLPIKEKETFLDFIVQQFLALKKVYGVSAGLQFLNSFSTSADTLAFLKKYPELGDFTKLELMQNKVPKIDATTFHPAQSLSHPDLEWCPPGHGDLYAVLWDSGRLNEWIEKGFRYLFISNADNIGATLDLKLLKYFAQSQLPFLMEVTPRTEIDRKGGHLCRDQKTGGLRLRELAQCPQTDLAFFQDIERHAFFNTNNLWVNLLALRDQLEQQGGFLPLPFIQNRKTLDPKDKASPIVIQLETAVGAAMECFPQANAIVVPRSRFAPVKTTSDLLILRSDLYEVDSFYQLKLNNACKGRLPVITLDKDYYQMIDHFDAYFFSGAPSLKQCQSLTLRGPIRFEPGVCFEGHVTITNPTTQPKRLKSGHYSNQQITL